The Sulfurimonas sp. genome includes the window CGCCTTGTGCTAAAAGTGGGTTGTATGCATTTACAACACCTAGCAAAAGAGCTGGTCTAAACCTCTTTCCACCAGCAATCAGCATCTGTCCTAAAGCTTTTTCATAAGTAGGATGAATACTAGAGGAAGTTGGTAAATTATCTAATAAAAACTGCTCAAATTTTTGCATATGAAATTATATATAGATAGTTGTTAAATGGGGGTTAATTTTTTGAACTTTTTTCTTTACCTTTAATATTTACAAAAAATTCAAAATTTTCTCTCTCAAACAGTAAAGATGCATGAAATTTAAAATCACTTATATACTTTCTAATTTCATATACATTATTTATTTTTTTTCCATTTACTTGAAGAAGTTTATCTCCTATTTTAAGACCATAGCCTTTAAACTCATTGTCTATTCTCATTATGCTTAGATTATTACTAAAGTAAATTCCTTTTTCTTCTAAAAAGGTATCACTAATATATCCTCCACCATATCTTTTTTTAGTTTTAACGTTAAAGGTTAAATATTTCAAACCTCTTTTTATTTTAACCTTATGGTAAGACCCAACTTTTGAGAACAATATCTTTTTCATAAACACAGAAGCATTTTTAACTTTTTTTCCATCAAGCATAACAATATAATCATTCTTTTTAAATGGATTATCTTTAACAAAAGGGTTTACTCTTTTTATAAGAACAAGCTTTTTCTCATTTTTAACTCGTATTCCTATATCTCCATAGATGCTAGATTTATTTTTTAAAAATCTTTGTATATAATCTTTTTGAATTATTCCTCTTGAAGTAACTAGACCTTCAAAAGCGCAGCAACTATTTAAAAGTAAAGCTGGTGAAGTTGTTTTCTCACTAAATTTTGCAAAATTATTTAATCCAACTTGTCTGTT containing:
- a CDS encoding DUF7488 domain-containing protein; translation: MFRLFLALNFLFFNLYACKGGYDSCKLKISHSNAVKKYSLQVPILKNQKLIFSLHQPNAKIIKHDPFLSLYLVKDRKKFKYPFKMNNHLTLGIAAVDKRKAIEGRITNRQVGLNNFAKFSEKTTSPALLLNSCCAFEGLVTSRGIIQKDYIQRFLKNKSSIYGDIGIRVKNEKKLVLIKRVNPFVKDNPFKKNDYIVMLDGKKVKNASVFMKKILFSKVGSYHKVKIKRGLKYLTFNVKTKKRYGGGYISDTFLEEKGIYFSNNLSIMRIDNEFKGYGLKIGDKLLQVNGKKINNVYEIRKYISDFKFHASLLFERENFEFFVNIKGKEKSSKN